A genome region from Lutra lutra chromosome 11, mLutLut1.2, whole genome shotgun sequence includes the following:
- the MRPS33 gene encoding 28S ribosomal protein S33, mitochondrial, protein MSSLSEYALRMTRLSARLFGEVARPTDSKSMKVVKLFSEQPLAKRKETYDWYPNHNTYYALMGTLRFLGLYRDEHQDFKDEQLRLKKLRGKGKPKKGEGKRATKKK, encoded by the exons ATGTCTTCACTTTCAGAATATGCCTTGCGCATGACTCGTCTGAGTGCCCGGCTGTTTGGTGAGGTGGCCAGGCCTACTGATTCCAAATCCATGAAAGTGGTGAAACTGTTCAGTGAGCAGCCTCTGGCCAAGAGGAAAGAGACTTATGACTGGTACCCAAATCACAACACTTATTATGCACTCATGGGGACACTGCGTTTTCTTGGCCTCTATAG aGATGAGCACCAGGACTTCAAGGATGAGCAGTTGCGCCTAAAGAAGCTTCGTGGCAAGGGGAAAccaaagaagggagaagggaaaagagcaacaaaaaagaaGTAG